A window of Kineococcus sp. NBC_00420 genomic DNA:
GCTTCGAGTACGCGGTGATCACGCCGACCGCAGCCGCCGACACCCCGACGGACACCGCGAGCGCCTCGGCGACGCCGTCCCCGTCCGTCACCTGCGGCCCGGCCGTGGGCGAGGAGCCGTCGGCCACCGAGGGCTGACCTCCGCGTCACGCAGGAGAGGGGGTGGCCCGGTGGGCCGCCCCCTCTCGCGCGTCCGGGCTCAGCCCTCGAACTTGTAGCCCAGCCCGCGCACCGTCACCAGGTGCCGGGGGTTCGCGGGGTCCGGTTCGATCTTGGCCCGCAGCCGCTTCACGTGGACGTCGAGGGTCTTGGTGTCCCCCACGTAGTCCGAACCCCAGACGCGGTCGATGAGCTGCACCCGCGTCAGGACCCGCCCGGCGTTGCGCAGCAGCAGCTCCAGCAGCTCGAACTCCTTGAGCGGCAACGGGACCCGCTCGCCCCGCACGGTCACGACGTGGCGGTCGACGTCCATCCGGACGCCACCGGCCTCGACCGTCGTCTGCACGAGGTCCTCGGGTTCGGCGCCACGACGCAGCACGGCGCGCACCCGGGCCAGCAGCTCGCGGGAGGAGTACGGCTTGGTGACGTAGTCGTCGGCACCGATCTCCAGGCCGACCACCTTGTCGATCTCGGAGTCCTTCGCGGTCAGCATGATGACCGGGACGCTGGAGCGCGTCCGCAGCTGGCGGCAGACCTCGGTCCCGGGCAGGCCGGGCAGCATGAGGTCGAGCAGCACGAGGTCGGCACCGGCCTTGTCGAACTCCTCGAGCG
This region includes:
- a CDS encoding response regulator transcription factor — encoded protein: MTRILVVEDEESFSDPLSYLLRREGYDVAVTENGNDALEEFDKAGADLVLLDLMLPGLPGTEVCRQLRTRSSVPVIMLTAKDSEIDKVVGLEIGADDYVTKPYSSRELLARVRAVLRRGAEPEDLVQTTVEAGGVRMDVDRHVVTVRGERVPLPLKEFELLELLLRNAGRVLTRVQLIDRVWGSDYVGDTKTLDVHVKRLRAKIEPDPANPRHLVTVRGLGYKFEG